The sequence GCCATTTCCCTAACTCCGCTTGATGTTCCGGAGGAGCGGGACTCTAGCAAGACCAAGGCTTTATGCAATTGGGAAAAATACCCCCGTGTTCGCGTAATGACTCTCGGGAGCATTTCGCGAGCCGTCAAGGGGATATGGTGAAGGGCTAAGGCCCGGTCGCTCCGCTCCACTGTGACGGCTCCGCCCCTTGACACTCCCCGGGAAGACCCACCGCCTCGACGTCCGGCCCTATGCCGTCAACGGTTGTCCTCCGCGCTCTTCCGGGAACGGCGCACTATGCCTAACTACGTAAGGCATAGTAGATGCGCCGTTGTCCTCATCGCTTGTGCGGGAACCGTTTCCCGCCTGCGGCGGTGACGGCGGTCCGTGACGCCTCGCGGGCTGACGCCCTTATGGAATTTGCGCGCCCCCACTTGGCCGCAAGCGGCCCAGCAGGGCCACCCAAATCCCATAGAGCACCTCAGTATGAAGACCGCATCGAGCCTGAAGAAAGAAGCCGCCAGCCGTGCGGCCGTCCTGGTATCGGAACGCTACGAAGCCACCACCGTCACCGAAGGCCTGCGCCGGGTGATCGTCGTGGGGGCCGAGCAGATCGGGGAGGGGGGGGAAGCCTTCGTCCGCTATGAGGTGCAGCTCCCGGGGTGGGCCGTCCCGCGGGTGGGCATGGTCCAGTTCCTCTGGAAGGGGGATGGGTCGGTTTCCTCGGCAATCTGGTGGACGCACGACAGCCAGCAGTGAAACGAAGAGGGGCCGGGGTTGTGAATAACCCCGGCCCCTTCAAAAATGCGCCGAACAAGCTCCGCGCCGCGCCACACCGGGCAAGCCGGTGCGGAAGTGTTTGGTGGCCATGAAACGCGCCCTCCGGGCCGCCGCGAAAGCCAAGCAGACGAAGGATACTAGGAAGGGGCATCCCAAGGCATCGGAATGCGAGAAGCAGGATTAGACACAGACTCTGGGACATTCTGAACTTCTCCGCCAAAACATCCGTTGATAGAAAACGCCAGTTTATAGGACTTAACACCGGCTTTCGTCATGGCCTCATTTACGTGCCGCTTCAACTCCTCGGCGCTCGAAACCGTGCCATCCCAAGTAGTGTTAGTAAGGCGAACTTCATACTTGGACAGAGAAAGCGCCTGATTGACAGCCGAGTATTGAGAGGGAGTTGCCTCTTCGATGTCGTAGGTAAAAAATACGTAAGTCATGGGCATTCAGGGGGTTGAGAATCATTCAGATTCAAATCCACCTTACCGGGAGCGGCCACCAACCTCAATTGATTTACTTCGAAAAACATGCTTTTTTAATCCCTTCACAACTATATGCAATTTAGTGAATTGTGTGGCAAATGTAGGGGGTGTGTAGGTGTTTTTGATAGAAATAGCCCAAAAGTGATGGCTCCATGTAGGTACTATTTCGAGCGTCGGCCGGGGTTATTCACAACCCCGGCTCCTTAAAAAATGCGCGGATCAAGCTCCGCACCACGCAGGACCGGGCAAGCCGGTCCTGATGGAGGTATTCATGCTGTTGATCTGGTTCTTAAGGAATTCCAGACCCTCAACGGCTAACAAGTTTTGTGGGATCATCATCTATTGGGGTTCACTTTGAACGGGGACCTTTGTCCATCGCAGGCAGGGGAAGGCCCTTCGGCTCAACCCCATCGGGGAATGCAGAACGCTTCCAGTCCTTGGGCGGAAGCAACGGGGAACCTTCGGTGGCGAGCGGATCGGGGCCGAAGGGTGCAAGATGTGTCAAAGCGTCTGGCGCAGCGTCAGATATCATGGCGCGAGGAACCGGAGCAAGCTGGAAGCGGGGCCGGGCAAAAACGAGGAGCAGTTCCTGCGTCTCTTTGTCGGTCTTGCCGAAAAACCCTTTCTCCTGCTCAACGCGCCACGACCGGACGCCACCAATGCAGGACCAACGGCCCGGCTCCAAGACAGCGGAGGTCTTGAGGACCTGTTCCCGGAGCTGTGGAGGGGTGCTAGCGTCCTTGGGCGCGAGATCGACGGTGCCGTTACGCTGCTCGATGTGAGCCCGGTATTTCCCGCCGGGGGCCTTATTGAGGGTGCCCGAAAGACCGAGGCCGACTTTCCGATATTCGAACGCGGTTGAAACGACACCCTCGGAACGCTGGAGGGTCGGAACCGGCACCTGGGTGTCGGCGGAGAACTCCCATTTTTCCCCGGTCACAGCACGCACCACGGGGGCGGAAACGACACGAACAGAACCGGTAGAGTCCTCAGCCGAGAAGGTAAGGGAAAACGCGTCATGAGAGAGTGTGAGGGACAATCCGCTAGGCTCCAGTTGGAAAGCGGAGAGGTAGCTGGCACCGTCCCTCATGAGCACAGAAAGGCCCCAAGAACGCACGTAGTCCTCTGAAAGGGCGATCAGGAGGAAATCTACGTCAAGCTGATCCTGCACGATATCCAGCCCCTTGGCGATCGACATGACCTGCTCAACGTAGATGACCGGACCGCGGATCAACCAACTGTTGGAGCCATGGTCAACCGAGATTTCCACGCCGCGGTCATCGGGCCTAGCACCAATGGTATTGGCGCGGTCGAAAGGTGCCGGCGGAACGTCTCGGTTCTGAAACACGTAAAGCCGGTGGCAACCGTTCTCGACGGATGATGGAGGAGGGGTTCCAAAGATGCTCAGTGGAGGGGCAGCAGGGCGCAGCAACGGGGGAACCTCGGCTGCAGGAGGTGCAGGCAGGGTCGGGAGCTTGGGAAGCTGCTCTTGCTGAACAGGAGCAGGGGCCTTTGGGTGAAGAACCTTGTCGAAGGAACGGAGTCCGAAAAACAGGGCAGCGGCAAGGCCGCCGATGATGAGGATGAGTCTCATTGTTCGATGATTGCGGGCTTGCGGAACATGCGTTCGAGAAATCCGACCTTGGAAAAAACCGGCTCGTACTGAGGCATGCGCTCAAGAAGGGCTTTCATCATCGGGTCGTAGACCTGCGATGTTGAATAACAGTCGGTAACATAACGGGTTATCGGGGTTTTCCCGGTGGACATCACCATATCGGTCGCGGCATCGCACCGGGCCCAATTGAGCGCGAAACCGGCCCACGCGGGGAGGGTGCCGAAAATACCGAACGAGACGTTGCGGTAGTCGCGGCACTTGTAAACGAACTCGGCGTGCCGACGCATCTGGCCCCAGAGGTTTTCCCATGCCTGGGTGATGAGGTAGAGATCCACATGGACCTTGCGGGACTGAGAGACGAACGCTTTGACGTCGTTGAACTCCTTATCCATGTTCTTGAAGTCCTCTGCCGAGTAGAACAGGTGCGCTTCGTCGATGTAGACGCTGAAAACGTGGCCCTTGCAACCGCGCTTGATCTGGTCATGGAAACGCCGGTTTTCCATGTCGAGGAGCGAAAATTGCGATGGGCAAAAGCGGTGACCCTTCCGCCAGCAGTATCGAGCAACGGCGTTAAGATCTAACTCCAGATTGGAGGCGCAACCACGGCCCGCGCAGAAATGGTCAAGCATCTGCGTAAGGGCCATGAGGCTCTTGCCGCCCCCAACCTTCCCGGTGATTCCTTGGATCATATCGAGGCGATGAGAGATTTCTTGACCCAGCGGAAAAGCATCATGCCCGCCCACACCAAGCCGTATTTTGCCGCGTATTGAAGCCCTTCCGAGGCTGGTACCCACTGGTTGATGCGAGACCAGTCCAGACCGACCGAGGCGAAATCAATCGTCTCGTGTCCCACCATCCCTTGCAGCCATTGCATGGCCTGCTCACCACGGGCAGGGGCCCATTCCTGAATGAGCCACTTGAAAAACATCATAATCCCGGCGACCGGGACAAACATCCACGCGGTCTTAACCGTGGAAAACGCAATACTCTTGAGCCATTCCCACATATTACTATCCGTTTAGTAGAAGTTTCGCGACACCATAAGCCCAACAGGCTTTGACCAGAAGAAGGAGAATCGCCCGAATGAACGGCGCGTGTTCCGTGGGGATGCGCATCGGAAAAGTTCCAACTGGAGTCGGAAAATTAACGACCCACTCACTAGAGACACCGGCGTTCAGGGGCGAGATGGACAGCATCCCCGAAAAGCCTTGCGCGCTGGACTGGAGCTTGTTGACGCTGGACGAAAACCCACGCGCCATGTCATCGGCGTATTTGGTGGCATCGCCATCCCCGGGCTGATTGAGGAACTCCCCCTTGGGGTTGGTGTCGCCCTCGGGAGGTTTGGGACCGGGAGCGCCGGGGCCGGGTGGGGTGGGGGTAACCTGACCGGGGGACTTCACCTTGGGAGGGGGCATGGTGGAGCCGGAGCCTCCACCGTTATTTCCCCAGCCTCCACCGGGAAACCCATTGTTGGGGGGACCGGGAAGCTCGGGAGGAGTCATATCCGGACGGGTGCCCGGAGGATCCACGACAAGAGGAGGCTGGTTCGGATCGGTGGGCCCGGGAGTGGGAGGGGTGTAACCCTGATCGGTCGCGCCAGTGGCAAAGCAAGGATCGACGTTTTCCGGTGCCGTGGGGTTCTTCGGCATGCCATTGA comes from Luteolibacter sp. LG18 and encodes:
- a CDS encoding zonular occludens toxin domain-containing protein — encoded protein: MIQGITGKVGGGKSLMALTQMLDHFCAGRGCASNLELDLNAVARYCWRKGHRFCPSQFSLLDMENRRFHDQIKRGCKGHVFSVYIDEAHLFYSAEDFKNMDKEFNDVKAFVSQSRKVHVDLYLITQAWENLWGQMRRHAEFVYKCRDYRNVSFGIFGTLPAWAGFALNWARCDAATDMVMSTGKTPITRYVTDCYSTSQVYDPMMKALLERMPQYEPVFSKVGFLERMFRKPAIIEQ